A stretch of Dermochelys coriacea isolate rDerCor1 chromosome 6, rDerCor1.pri.v4, whole genome shotgun sequence DNA encodes these proteins:
- the BATF gene encoding basic leucine zipper transcriptional factor ATF-like, translating into MPHSSDSSDSSSFSQSPPPSKQDSSDDMRKVQRREKNRIAAQKSRQRQTQKADTLHLESEDLERQNAALRREIKQLTEEMKHFTSMLSSHEPLCSILTTVPQPPPEVLYATHSFHQPHINSPRFQH; encoded by the exons ATGCCCCATAGCTCTGACAGCAGCGACTCCAGCAGCTTCAGCCAGTCACCCCCACCTAGCAAACAG GATTCTTCTGATGACATGAGGAAAGttcagaggagggagaagaatcgCATCGCAGCTCAGAAGAGCAGGCAGAGGCAGACCCAGAAGGCAGACACACTGCACTTG GAGAGCGAGGACCTGGAGAGACAGAATGCTGCCCTGCGCAGGGAGATCAAGCAGCTGACAGAAGAAATGAAGCATTTCACCTCAATGCTGAGCTCCCATGAGCCCCTCTGCTCCATTCTGACCACGGTTCCCCAACCGCCCCCGGAGGTGCTGTATGCCACGCACTCCTTCCATCAGCCCCACATCAACTCCCCACGCTTCCAGCACTGA